A genomic window from Algoriphagus sp. Y33 includes:
- a CDS encoding type II toxin-antitoxin system RelE/ParE family toxin: protein MRIHFTEEAWNSLDKTTDFYLFELDIPAFIVDKIVRELLKKVQLLVENPYLGQKEPFLSHLGKNHRRIFYMNIKIIYRIEEDKLYITDFFDSRQNPSKMKF from the coding sequence ATGAGAATCCATTTTACAGAGGAAGCTTGGAATTCACTAGATAAAACGACAGATTTCTATCTTTTTGAACTTGATATCCCTGCTTTCATTGTAGATAAAATTGTTAGAGAATTATTAAAAAAAGTGCAACTGCTGGTTGAAAATCCTTATCTGGGTCAGAAGGAACCATTCTTATCTCATTTGGGCAAAAATCATCGCCGTATTTTTTACATGAATATTAAAATAATTTATAGAATTGAAGAGGATAAGCTATATATAACTGATTTTTTCGACTCTAGACAAAATCCCTCAAAAATGAAATTCTGA
- a CDS encoding n-acetylglutamate synthase, with protein sequence MQNPDESMLINYNNRSFRAVQNTENGETSEETIFRYKQDANILTAEYAGGKILKGHLIGLVDESGNINMRYHQVNNKGELMTGICHSKPEILENGKIRLHEIWEWTSGDQSKGESVIEEI encoded by the coding sequence ATGCAAAATCCAGATGAATCGATGCTGATCAATTATAACAACCGCTCTTTCCGTGCCGTCCAGAACACCGAAAATGGAGAAACATCCGAAGAGACTATTTTTCGTTATAAGCAGGACGCTAACATTCTGACTGCTGAATATGCCGGCGGAAAAATCCTAAAAGGCCATCTGATAGGTTTAGTGGACGAGTCCGGAAACATCAACATGCGCTATCATCAGGTGAATAACAAAGGCGAATTGATGACGGGAATTTGCCATTCTAAACCCGAAATCTTGGAAAACGGGAAAATCCGCCTCCATGAAATCTGGGAATGGACCTCAGGCGATCAATCAAAAGGAGAAAGTGTAATTGAGGAGATTTGA
- a CDS encoding M1 family metallopeptidase, which translates to MRSILASFCLLFCLSAQAQMFPHGETFTRQDTLRGTITPERAWWDLQHYHLEVKVDPDTKSLSGKNTVRYKVLEPLKRMQIDLQAPMQLTKAEQDGTELEIEHDGNAHFITLKAAQNVGEEKEVVLTFSGKPVEAIRPPWDGGLTWQTDKNGLPFIANANQGIGASIWWPNKDHGYDEPDQGVLLSVTVPENLMDVSNGRLIGTDHDKAAKTKTYHWEVKNPINNYGININVGDYVHFGEKYAGEKGELDMDYYVLRDNLKKAKKQFEDAPRLMKAFEHWFGPYPFYEDSYKLVEAPYLGMEHQSSVTYGNNYKNGYLGRDLSGTGWGMKFDFIIIHESGHEWFANNITYRDVADMWIHESFTAYSENLFLDYFYGKEASKEYVLGTRMAINNDIPIIGTYNVNAEGSGDMYYKGANMLHMIRQIVNDDEKWRSILRGLNAEFYHKTVSTRQIENYISQKAGINLKPVFDQYLRDIRIPVFSYNLKDGELYYRWENVVDGFEMPVTIYVDGKETGLIPTQSWQSVDVPQKNAKISVDENYYVGTMNISGN; encoded by the coding sequence ATGAGATCCATTCTTGCTAGTTTTTGCCTTCTATTTTGCCTCAGTGCCCAAGCACAGATGTTCCCCCATGGTGAAACTTTTACCAGACAGGACACGCTACGCGGCACAATTACGCCTGAGCGTGCTTGGTGGGACTTGCAGCATTACCATTTGGAAGTAAAAGTAGATCCTGATACCAAGTCGCTTTCGGGGAAAAACACTGTTCGGTACAAAGTGCTGGAGCCACTGAAACGCATGCAAATCGACTTGCAGGCACCTATGCAGCTGACGAAAGCAGAGCAAGATGGAACGGAACTGGAAATCGAACACGATGGTAATGCACATTTTATCACATTGAAAGCAGCGCAGAATGTGGGGGAAGAAAAAGAAGTGGTATTGACCTTTTCAGGAAAGCCGGTGGAGGCGATTCGTCCTCCATGGGATGGGGGGTTGACATGGCAAACGGATAAGAATGGTTTGCCATTTATTGCCAATGCCAATCAGGGAATAGGGGCCAGCATCTGGTGGCCGAATAAAGACCATGGTTATGACGAACCTGACCAAGGAGTTTTACTTAGTGTAACAGTACCCGAGAACCTGATGGATGTCTCCAACGGGCGGCTGATCGGGACAGATCATGATAAAGCAGCCAAGACCAAGACCTATCACTGGGAAGTGAAAAATCCAATCAACAATTACGGTATCAATATTAATGTTGGTGATTATGTTCACTTCGGTGAAAAATACGCAGGTGAAAAGGGTGAGCTGGACATGGATTATTACGTGCTCAGGGATAATCTAAAGAAAGCCAAAAAGCAATTTGAGGACGCACCTAGGTTGATGAAAGCATTTGAGCATTGGTTTGGCCCTTACCCATTCTATGAGGACAGCTACAAGCTGGTCGAAGCACCTTATTTGGGTATGGAGCACCAGAGTTCGGTGACTTATGGCAATAACTATAAAAACGGCTACTTAGGCCGTGATCTGAGTGGTACCGGTTGGGGGATGAAGTTCGATTTTATTATCATTCATGAGTCAGGTCACGAATGGTTTGCCAATAATATCACCTACCGGGATGTAGCGGACATGTGGATTCATGAGAGTTTCACAGCCTATTCGGAGAATCTTTTTCTGGATTATTTCTATGGAAAGGAAGCAAGCAAAGAATATGTATTGGGTACAAGAATGGCAATCAATAATGACATTCCGATCATCGGCACTTATAATGTCAACGCTGAAGGATCCGGAGATATGTATTACAAAGGAGCTAATATGCTTCATATGATCCGTCAGATTGTGAATGACGACGAGAAATGGAGATCAATTTTACGTGGATTGAACGCTGAGTTTTACCATAAGACTGTTTCTACCCGTCAAATCGAAAATTACATCAGCCAAAAAGCCGGGATTAATCTTAAACCGGTTTTTGATCAATACTTAAGAGATATCCGCATCCCGGTTTTTAGCTATAACCTGAAAGACGGCGAGTTGTATTACCGATGGGAAAATGTGGTCGATGGCTTCGAAATGCCTGTAACAATCTACGTCGATGGAAAAGAAACGGGGTTGATACCAACTCAAAGCTGGCAATCTGTGGACGTGCCTCAGAAAAATGCAAAGATCAGTGTGGATGAAAACTACTATGTAGGAACTATGAATATTTCCGGGAATTAA
- a CDS encoding PQQ-dependent sugar dehydrogenase encodes MKNLIFLFIALTVLFSCSQKSEFGSEISTGSEQIKAGKALFENNCSTCHSFQQNGIGPNLSGVTHHVETEWVRNFIKNPSKIIASGDPRAVSLVEKYKTHMPPFAGLSEDELDALLSYLHTYEALPDSVPVAGLEDPIPDSIPDSGIRLEIEYFAQLPASDQKAPLAKMTKMEAENNSGRLFINDQRVGLYELINGKPTLYLPIAELKPDLVSQPGWATGMASFTFHPEFADNGLFYTAHTDAGGAQIADYSYPDSIRHFMQWVLTEWKAEDPNAARFKGTNREIVRVDIPSQAHGMQEITFNPHSKKGDDDYGLLYIGFGDGGLTEQGFAHISDSRGGNIYSSILRIDPQGNNSANGAYGIPPSNPFANKENKAGEVYAYGFRNPNRIFWNADGNMFATDIGQHSIEELNKIDPGKFYGWPIREGRFVINPYGKFNEIFVLKDDDEKAGITYPEIQLDHDEIAAIFAGYEMPYGDLKGKLIFGDIPSGRLLFADLKDLGNMKVQSWGVIFEGKEITLQELVENDRVDLKFGQDADKNIYIMSKTNGKIYKIN; translated from the coding sequence ATGAAAAATTTGATATTTCTTTTTATTGCTCTTACGGTTCTTTTCTCCTGCTCTCAGAAAAGTGAATTCGGAAGCGAAATAAGTACTGGTTCAGAACAAATTAAGGCAGGAAAGGCGCTTTTTGAAAATAACTGCAGCACTTGCCACAGTTTCCAACAAAATGGAATCGGCCCCAACCTTAGCGGAGTAACCCATCATGTAGAGACTGAGTGGGTCAGAAATTTCATAAAAAATCCTTCCAAAATCATTGCCTCAGGAGATCCCCGTGCGGTCAGTTTGGTAGAAAAGTACAAAACCCATATGCCTCCTTTTGCAGGACTTTCTGAAGACGAATTGGATGCCTTGTTAAGTTACCTCCACACATACGAAGCGCTTCCTGACTCTGTGCCTGTGGCGGGTTTGGAAGATCCTATTCCGGACAGCATTCCAGACTCCGGGATACGCTTAGAGATAGAATATTTCGCACAGCTCCCTGCCTCAGATCAAAAAGCACCTTTGGCTAAAATGACAAAAATGGAAGCTGAAAATAATTCCGGGCGACTTTTTATCAACGATCAGCGGGTAGGATTGTATGAGTTGATTAACGGAAAACCAACACTTTACCTTCCCATAGCGGAGCTAAAACCCGATCTGGTAAGCCAGCCGGGATGGGCGACTGGCATGGCCAGTTTTACTTTTCATCCTGAATTTGCTGATAATGGACTATTCTATACAGCGCATACCGATGCCGGAGGCGCACAAATAGCCGATTACAGCTATCCGGACAGCATCCGCCATTTTATGCAATGGGTGCTGACGGAATGGAAAGCCGAAGATCCCAATGCTGCAAGATTCAAAGGAACCAACCGGGAAATTGTACGGGTGGATATTCCTTCCCAAGCTCATGGCATGCAGGAAATCACCTTTAATCCCCACTCCAAAAAAGGTGATGACGATTATGGACTGCTATATATTGGCTTTGGGGACGGAGGGCTGACGGAGCAGGGTTTTGCCCATATTTCTGATAGTAGAGGGGGTAATATTTATAGCAGCATTCTGAGAATTGATCCTCAGGGAAACAACAGTGCGAATGGTGCTTATGGTATTCCGCCTTCCAATCCTTTTGCCAATAAAGAAAATAAAGCCGGCGAAGTGTATGCGTACGGCTTCCGAAATCCGAATCGAATCTTCTGGAATGCTGATGGAAATATGTTTGCAACCGACATAGGGCAGCATTCTATAGAGGAACTCAACAAAATAGATCCCGGTAAATTCTACGGATGGCCGATTAGAGAAGGGCGTTTTGTAATCAACCCTTACGGTAAATTCAATGAGATTTTTGTTCTTAAAGATGATGATGAAAAGGCCGGTATCACATATCCTGAGATCCAACTGGACCATGATGAGATAGCTGCAATTTTTGCAGGATATGAGATGCCTTACGGTGATCTGAAAGGCAAATTGATTTTCGGTGATATCCCTTCAGGAAGACTGCTTTTTGCAGATCTTAAGGATCTCGGCAATATGAAAGTGCAAAGCTGGGGAGTGATTTTCGAAGGCAAGGAAATAACCCTGCAGGAGCTGGTGGAAAATGATAGAGTTGATCTCAAATTTGGTCAAGACGCTGATAAGAACATCTATATCATGAGCAAAACAAATGGGAAAATCTATAAAATCAATTGA
- the hflX gene encoding GTPase HflX — translation MSKHSRKLQKLYDTADKEETAILVSVVRQYQTDQQTEEYLDELAFLTETLGAKTVYRFTQKMEKPDIKTFVGSGKLEEIQAYIKHFEVDMVIFDDDLSPSQMRNLENELKVTIYDRSLLILDIFLQRAQTAQAKTQVELARFQYLLPRLTNLWTHLERQRGGTTTRGGSGEKEIETDKRDIRNRITLLKEKLREIEKQGETQRKGRKGIVRVAVVGYTNVGKSTLMNLITKTNILAENKLFATVDSTVRKVVLENVPFLLSDTVGFIRKLPTHLIAAFKSTLDEIREADLLVHVVDISHPHFEDHIAVVTQTLNEIKAGDKPILLVFNKIDLVETMPSEEESMKMTELELEEASFVDFDALAEAYEKKTGIPPVFMAAASGQNVAEFRQALITEVKKQHRKIYPNYLEDETFTLEG, via the coding sequence ATGAGTAAACATTCCCGCAAACTTCAAAAACTATACGATACCGCTGACAAAGAAGAAACTGCCATTTTAGTAAGTGTAGTACGCCAGTATCAAACCGATCAACAGACGGAGGAATACCTGGATGAGTTGGCATTTTTGACAGAGACTCTAGGAGCAAAGACAGTCTATCGCTTTACCCAGAAAATGGAAAAGCCGGATATCAAGACCTTTGTGGGCTCCGGTAAACTCGAAGAGATCCAGGCGTACATCAAACATTTTGAAGTAGATATGGTCATCTTTGACGATGATCTTTCTCCTTCTCAGATGAGAAACCTAGAGAATGAGCTGAAGGTGACGATCTACGATAGATCACTTCTGATTTTGGATATTTTCTTACAAAGAGCCCAGACTGCCCAAGCCAAAACTCAGGTAGAATTGGCTCGCTTCCAATACTTATTGCCACGATTGACCAACCTATGGACTCACTTGGAGCGCCAGAGGGGTGGTACTACTACCCGTGGTGGTTCCGGCGAAAAAGAAATCGAAACGGATAAGCGTGATATAAGAAACCGGATCACTCTTCTGAAGGAAAAGCTCCGAGAAATAGAAAAACAAGGTGAAACCCAGCGCAAAGGCAGAAAAGGAATCGTTCGTGTAGCAGTAGTGGGTTATACCAACGTGGGTAAAAGCACGCTGATGAACCTAATCACCAAGACAAATATTCTGGCCGAAAACAAGCTTTTCGCCACCGTGGATTCCACTGTCAGAAAAGTCGTACTTGAAAATGTCCCTTTCCTACTTTCGGATACCGTCGGATTCATCCGAAAACTCCCCACACACTTAATTGCAGCCTTCAAATCCACATTGGATGAAATTCGTGAGGCCGACTTACTTGTGCATGTGGTCGATATTTCCCACCCTCATTTCGAAGACCACATTGCTGTAGTCACGCAGACACTAAATGAGATCAAAGCTGGGGATAAGCCCATCTTACTTGTCTTCAATAAAATCGATCTGGTAGAAACCATGCCAAGCGAGGAAGAAAGTATGAAAATGACTGAGCTGGAATTGGAAGAAGCCAGTTTTGTGGATTTTGATGCGTTGGCAGAAGCTTACGAGAAGAAAACAGGAATTCCTCCTGTTTTTATGGCTGCTGCAAGTGGACAGAATGTCGCCGAATTCCGTCAGGCTTTGATTACAGAAGTCAAAAAACAACATCGTAAAATATATCCCAATTACTTGGAGGATGAGACATTCACCTTAGAAGGATAA
- the rfbC gene encoding dTDP-4-dehydrorhamnose 3,5-epimerase, with protein MAQVKKASLAGVLEIFPRVFEDQRGYFFESYRADWLQSAGVDHEWVQDNQSFSQKGTVRGLHFQRGEFAQAKLVRVIQGKVLDVIVDLRIDSVTFGEKYSTILDAERNNLMYVPAGFAHGFSVLEDSIFAYKCSNYYNKESEGGILWNDPALGIDWQIAEPITSDKDAVWPTLEEFKTDEGGL; from the coding sequence ATGGCCCAAGTAAAAAAAGCATCTCTAGCGGGTGTCTTAGAGATATTCCCAAGAGTTTTCGAAGACCAAAGAGGTTATTTCTTTGAATCCTATCGAGCAGATTGGTTACAATCAGCGGGAGTGGATCATGAATGGGTGCAGGATAATCAGAGCTTTTCTCAGAAGGGAACAGTTCGTGGATTGCATTTTCAGCGTGGAGAGTTCGCACAGGCGAAGTTGGTGCGGGTGATTCAGGGGAAGGTTTTGGATGTGATTGTAGACTTGAGAATAGACTCTGTTACTTTCGGGGAGAAATACTCAACCATCCTTGATGCCGAAAGAAATAACCTGATGTATGTCCCTGCCGGCTTTGCACATGGGTTTTCCGTGTTGGAAGATTCTATTTTCGCATATAAGTGTTCTAATTATTACAACAAGGAAAGTGAAGGAGGGATCCTTTGGAATGATCCTGCGTTAGGTATAGATTGGCAAATAGCTGAACCGATTACATCTGATAAGGATGCCGTCTGGCCTACTTTGGAAGAATTTAAAACTGATGAAGGAGGATTGTAA
- a CDS encoding tyrosine-protein phosphatase yields MGFLDLFKKTPEVHEDLDLSWLEVDMHSHLIPGIDDGSKTMEESLHLIKRLSDYGLRKIITTPHIMSEYYRNTPEIINMGLEDLRRAVRNEGISIEIEAAAEYYMDEIFLEKIKNGEQVLTFGDKYILVETGFINKPQMLLEIIFQLEMAGYRPILAHPERYQYLIGDKGLLQDLTDRNILFQVNLLSLTGFYSKPVKDFGEMLVETGLVRFFGTDCHNPRYLDMMEALPKSKLYSKIKELNVLNSSL; encoded by the coding sequence ATGGGATTTTTGGATCTTTTTAAGAAAACACCAGAAGTACACGAAGACCTTGATTTGAGTTGGTTAGAAGTGGACATGCATTCGCATTTGATACCCGGTATCGATGATGGATCCAAGACCATGGAAGAATCTCTTCATTTGATCAAGCGACTTTCTGATTATGGCTTGCGCAAAATAATAACTACTCCCCACATTATGTCGGAGTACTATCGTAATACGCCTGAAATCATCAACATGGGCTTGGAGGATCTTCGTCGGGCTGTTAGGAATGAGGGTATTTCCATTGAAATAGAGGCTGCTGCTGAATATTATATGGACGAGATTTTCTTGGAGAAAATCAAGAACGGAGAGCAGGTTCTCACCTTTGGGGATAAGTACATTTTGGTAGAGACGGGTTTTATCAATAAGCCGCAGATGCTGCTGGAGATAATTTTCCAATTGGAAATGGCTGGATACAGACCGATTCTCGCTCATCCTGAGCGCTATCAATATTTAATTGGGGATAAAGGGCTACTTCAGGATTTGACAGATAGAAACATTCTTTTTCAGGTAAATTTATTGTCTTTGACAGGTTTTTACTCGAAGCCTGTAAAGGATTTTGGTGAAATGCTTGTAGAGACTGGCTTAGTGAGGTTTTTTGGCACTGATTGCCACAACCCACGCTACTTGGATATGATGGAGGCTTTGCCTAAATCTAAGCTATACAGCAAAATCAAAGAACTCAACGTGCTTAATTCCTCTCTTTGA
- a CDS encoding NAD-dependent epimerase/dehydratase family protein: MKILITGITGLFGSYLAKEFAALGEIHGFRRSDSSYRLLEGTQFPVIWHVGELSDIESLEAALEGMDLVVHAAGKVSFDAGDGESLHRINVGGTTNLVNAMLNTGVKKLVHVSSVAAIGRSPELKKLDENFKWVESPLNTDYGVSKYLAELEVWRGEQEGLDLLVVNPSILLGRVSDDRSSSDIYHYVLAENPYYPNGDLNYIDVRDAARQVRELVEKEAWGERFILNRDKISYREFFEKMAAVFDKKAPSKPVSSALLGMAVFFNAIFRKLGLSKSPLNKKTAMISQQKVFFDNTKVNKLLGSSYHSLDETLKWSK, from the coding sequence ATGAAAATCCTCATTACAGGTATTACGGGACTATTTGGGAGCTATTTGGCTAAAGAATTTGCTGCTCTAGGAGAGATTCATGGTTTTCGCAGAAGCGATTCTTCGTACAGATTACTGGAAGGAACTCAATTCCCTGTCATTTGGCATGTAGGCGAGCTTTCCGACATTGAATCTCTGGAGGCAGCACTTGAAGGAATGGACTTGGTAGTTCATGCTGCAGGAAAAGTGTCTTTTGATGCCGGTGATGGGGAAAGTCTGCATCGTATCAATGTGGGCGGCACTACCAATCTAGTCAATGCCATGCTGAATACAGGTGTGAAAAAACTCGTGCATGTGAGTTCTGTAGCTGCGATAGGAAGAAGTCCTGAATTGAAGAAGCTCGATGAGAATTTCAAATGGGTAGAGTCTCCACTAAACACTGATTATGGAGTTTCCAAATATTTGGCAGAATTGGAAGTGTGGAGAGGAGAGCAGGAAGGACTGGACTTGCTAGTGGTAAACCCTTCCATTCTGCTTGGAAGAGTCAGTGATGATCGGAGTTCTTCTGATATTTACCATTATGTACTGGCGGAAAATCCCTACTACCCAAATGGCGATCTGAACTACATAGATGTAAGGGATGCTGCCAGACAAGTCAGAGAATTGGTGGAAAAGGAAGCCTGGGGAGAGCGGTTTATCTTGAACAGGGATAAGATTTCATACCGGGAATTCTTTGAAAAAATGGCTGCTGTATTTGACAAGAAAGCTCCGTCTAAGCCGGTAAGCTCAGCATTGCTGGGCATGGCAGTGTTTTTCAATGCAATTTTCAGGAAATTAGGGCTGAGCAAAAGCCCGCTCAACAAGAAGACAGCGATGATATCGCAGCAAAAAGTGTTTTTTGACAATACTAAAGTGAACAAACTGCTTGGAAGCAGCTATCATAGTTTGGATGAAACCTTAAAGTGGTCAAAGTAA
- a CDS encoding tetratricopeptide repeat protein, translating to MTGDHDHDWENDKKLVERFENSLQSNLDLYFEEEELEDIIRFYFDQQKFLKALRAAEFSLERFPFSVEIKLLKAQCLIFNDELEEGLGILENINNISPNNEEIILALANAYILAGTPQEGVELLENFLPLAEDKAEVFYSLGNLYRIQDNNEKASYYFKEAVKNRINHEDALFQLAMITEEEGSFDEILDFYQEFIDQDPYSAGAWYNLGVVYNRLGRFEDAIKAYDYALLIDDAFASAYFNMGNALMNTQQYELALEAYQNTINCEGANAENCCYMGAAYEKLDKIEEAFKYFKKSAKFDEEYDDAWFGLGMCMLKKEKFFEAIHYFKKALNLTKENSNYWVGLADAEFNLGNMQASSEAYEEAINLEPGILETYINLALIYFEQNRFEEAIDVTREGIEELPEEAELYYRLVVYLIKMGNYKEAFSFLENGLTLNFDKHTIMYDLMPELKQQKALYKIIAQYREENLES from the coding sequence ATGACCGGAGATCACGATCACGATTGGGAAAATGACAAGAAGCTGGTAGAGCGATTTGAAAATTCCCTGCAATCCAATCTGGACCTTTACTTCGAAGAGGAAGAATTGGAAGACATCATACGATTTTACTTTGATCAACAGAAATTCCTAAAGGCTCTCCGTGCAGCTGAGTTTTCGTTGGAAAGGTTTCCGTTTTCTGTGGAAATTAAACTTCTGAAAGCTCAATGTCTGATTTTCAATGATGAATTGGAAGAAGGACTGGGCATCTTAGAAAATATCAATAACATATCTCCAAACAACGAGGAGATAATTCTTGCTTTGGCTAACGCTTACATTTTGGCGGGCACCCCTCAGGAAGGCGTGGAATTGTTGGAGAATTTTCTGCCGTTGGCAGAAGATAAAGCGGAGGTATTTTATTCCTTGGGAAATTTGTACCGTATCCAAGATAACAATGAAAAAGCAAGTTACTACTTCAAAGAAGCTGTAAAGAACCGCATCAACCATGAGGATGCTCTTTTCCAGTTGGCGATGATTACTGAGGAAGAGGGTTCTTTTGATGAAATTCTGGATTTTTATCAGGAGTTTATCGATCAAGATCCTTACAGTGCAGGTGCCTGGTACAATTTGGGCGTGGTTTATAATCGCTTGGGAAGATTTGAAGATGCAATCAAAGCGTATGATTATGCCCTACTGATTGATGATGCTTTTGCCTCTGCTTATTTCAATATGGGCAATGCACTGATGAACACGCAGCAGTATGAGCTGGCACTGGAAGCGTATCAAAACACGATCAATTGTGAAGGAGCGAATGCCGAAAATTGCTGCTACATGGGGGCGGCGTACGAGAAGCTTGACAAAATAGAGGAGGCTTTCAAGTACTTTAAAAAGTCAGCCAAATTTGATGAGGAGTATGATGATGCCTGGTTTGGCTTGGGAATGTGTATGCTGAAGAAGGAGAAATTCTTTGAAGCCATACATTATTTCAAAAAAGCGTTAAATCTTACAAAAGAAAACTCAAATTATTGGGTAGGTCTTGCAGACGCTGAATTTAATTTGGGAAATATGCAAGCCAGCTCTGAAGCATACGAAGAAGCGATCAATTTGGAGCCTGGTATTTTGGAAACCTATATAAATCTGGCACTTATCTATTTTGAGCAAAACCGCTTTGAAGAGGCAATTGACGTAACAAGAGAGGGGATTGAGGAGTTGCCGGAAGAAGCCGAGCTATATTATCGCTTGGTGGTGTACCTAATCAAAATGGGCAATTACAAAGAGGCGTTTTCATTTTTGGAAAATGGGTTAACTTTGAACTTTGATAAGCATACCATCATGTATGATTTGATGCCTGAGCTGAAACAGCAGAAGGCTTTGTACAAGATTATTGCCCAATATCGAGAGGAAAATCTCGAGTCTTAA
- a CDS encoding phosphosulfolactate synthase translates to MNYELNNIPVRTEKPRTKGFTMAMDKGLSLRATEDFVDSCSDFVDIVKLGWATSYVTKNLSEKLAIYKEAGIPVYLGGTLFEAFIVRGQFDDYRKVLDKYDLSFAEVSDGSISLNHDKKCEYITTLAKQVTVLSEVGSKDAAKIIPPYKWIEQMQTELDAGAWKVIGEAREGGNVGLFRDSGEVRQGLVEEILTQIPEERIIWEAPIKSQQVWFIKLIGANVNLGNISPSEIIPLETIRLGLRGDTFDHFLGEIKL, encoded by the coding sequence ATGAATTATGAGCTGAATAATATCCCCGTTCGGACTGAAAAGCCACGAACCAAAGGATTTACCATGGCCATGGACAAAGGCCTAAGCCTACGTGCCACAGAAGATTTTGTCGATAGTTGCTCCGATTTTGTCGATATAGTAAAGCTTGGATGGGCCACATCATATGTGACCAAAAACCTATCGGAAAAATTAGCTATCTATAAGGAAGCAGGGATACCTGTCTACTTGGGAGGCACACTTTTCGAAGCTTTTATTGTAAGAGGTCAATTTGACGATTACAGAAAAGTACTGGATAAATATGATCTTTCTTTCGCTGAGGTTTCAGATGGATCTATTTCTCTGAATCATGACAAGAAGTGTGAATACATCACTACGCTAGCCAAGCAAGTAACGGTTTTATCGGAAGTAGGATCTAAGGATGCTGCCAAAATCATTCCGCCATATAAGTGGATCGAGCAGATGCAGACAGAGTTGGATGCAGGTGCCTGGAAAGTAATTGGAGAGGCCAGAGAAGGCGGAAATGTAGGTCTTTTCAGAGATTCAGGAGAAGTAAGACAAGGATTGGTGGAAGAAATTCTAACTCAGATTCCTGAAGAAAGGATCATCTGGGAAGCACCTATCAAATCTCAGCAAGTTTGGTTTATCAAGCTAATCGGCGCAAATGTGAATCTTGGAAATATCAGCCCTTCCGAAATTATTCCTTTGGAGACTATTCGACTGGGACTAAGAGGCGATACATTCGACCACTTTTTGGGAGAAATCAAATTGTAA
- a CDS encoding DUF368 domain-containing protein — protein sequence MDFIRKYVLTYLKGMGMGAADIVPGVSGGSIALITGIYEELLQSINSFNGDSLKLLLKFEFKAFFQAVNGAFLLSLFLGIMTSIFSLSKLITYLMAEHPIPLWSFFCGLILISAFLILKDIKKWSLGAVLALIIGTVAAYFITELPPTSSPDALWFTFVAGAIAICAMILPGISGSFILLILGKYEPVLQAVSDRDFVTLAVFALGCIVGLLSFSRIISWLLKRFYSVTIGLLSGFMLGSINKLWPWKIVTAYRTSSSGEEKPFLTENLFPGEYLEQTGFEPKLMVAIAAFAFGIILVFGIDRLAAYLKKS from the coding sequence ATGGATTTTATCAGAAAATATGTACTCACCTACCTGAAGGGTATGGGGATGGGAGCGGCAGACATAGTACCGGGAGTTTCCGGTGGTTCGATTGCGCTGATCACAGGAATCTACGAAGAATTGCTTCAAAGCATCAATTCTTTTAATGGAGATAGCCTTAAGCTGTTACTTAAGTTTGAGTTCAAGGCCTTTTTTCAGGCGGTGAACGGAGCTTTTTTGCTTAGCCTGTTCTTGGGGATTATGACGAGTATTTTCTCGCTTTCGAAGCTGATCACTTACTTGATGGCAGAGCATCCCATTCCACTTTGGTCATTTTTCTGTGGGTTGATTTTGATAAGCGCCTTTCTGATATTGAAGGACATCAAAAAATGGAGTTTAGGAGCGGTACTTGCCCTTATCATAGGTACGGTGGCAGCATATTTTATTACTGAATTGCCGCCTACAAGCAGTCCCGACGCACTTTGGTTTACCTTTGTGGCTGGAGCGATAGCGATTTGTGCGATGATTTTGCCGGGAATCAGCGGAAGCTTTATTTTGTTGATTTTAGGAAAATATGAGCCGGTGTTGCAGGCAGTTTCGGACCGTGATTTTGTTACGTTGGCGGTCTTTGCACTAGGCTGCATTGTAGGGTTATTATCTTTTAGCCGGATAATTTCTTGGTTGTTGAAGCGGTTTTATTCCGTCACCATTGGATTGCTGTCAGGTTTTATGTTGGGATCTATCAACAAGCTTTGGCCTTGGAAGATTGTCACTGCATACCGTACTTCTTCCAGTGGTGAAGAGAAACCGTTTTTGACGGAAAATTTATTTCCCGGGGAGTATTTGGAGCAAACGGGTTTCGAACCAAAACTTATGGTGGCCATTGCCGCCTTCGCTTTTGGGATTATTTTGGTGTTTGGGATCGACCGTCTTGCGGCGTATTTAAAGAAATCATGA